Proteins encoded by one window of uncultured Bacteroides sp.:
- a CDS encoding endonuclease translates to MFYNTENLFDCKHDTLKNDYEFLPNSMRAWHYGRYKQKLNHISKVIIAVGEWNPPVLVGLCEVENDSVLTGLVKYSPLKTQGYRYVMTHSRDERGIDVALLYQRGSFRLIAHDSIRINFPDKNKRPTRDILHVVGQVINGDSLDVFVCHFPSRTGGEKESEPNRIFAASCLKHYADSLFSVRTHPNILIMGDFNDYPHNKSISQILGAKAPSSVPDNKMLYNLLAEREKDKSFGSYKYQGEWNILDQLIVSGFLLNRKDGLSTSEKQAGICNQPFLLEKDEKYSGVKPFRTYYGMKYQGGFSDHLPVFLDFTLPE, encoded by the coding sequence ATGTTTTATAATACGGAGAATCTTTTTGATTGTAAGCACGACACGCTGAAGAATGATTATGAATTCCTTCCAAACTCCATGAGAGCCTGGCATTACGGACGATATAAACAGAAGCTTAACCATATTAGTAAGGTAATAATTGCTGTAGGAGAGTGGAATCCTCCGGTACTTGTGGGGCTCTGTGAGGTTGAAAACGATAGCGTGCTCACCGGTCTGGTGAAATATTCGCCTTTAAAAACGCAAGGATACCGTTATGTAATGACACATTCACGGGATGAACGCGGCATTGATGTGGCTTTGCTTTACCAGCGAGGCAGCTTTCGGTTAATAGCTCACGATTCTATTCGCATAAATTTTCCTGATAAGAATAAAAGACCTACACGAGATATTCTTCATGTTGTGGGACAGGTTATTAATGGCGATAGCCTTGATGTATTTGTCTGCCATTTCCCATCAAGAACCGGCGGAGAAAAAGAGAGCGAGCCCAACCGAATCTTTGCCGCTAGCTGTCTGAAACACTATGCCGACAGTCTTTTTTCCGTCCGCACCCATCCCAATATCCTTATCATGGGTGATTTTAATGATTATCCGCACAATAAATCCATCTCGCAAATTCTGGGAGCCAAAGCGCCTTCTTCTGTACCTGACAATAAAATGTTATATAATCTCCTGGCAGAAAGGGAGAAAGATAAATCTTTTGGCAGCTATAAATATCAGGGAGAGTGGAATATTCTCGACCAACTGATTGTTTCCGGATTTTTGCTGAACCGCAAAGACGGACTTTCCACATCCGAAAAGCAAGCCGGTATTTGTAATCAGCCATTTCTTCTGGAAAAGGATGAGAAGTATTCCGGAGTTAAACCTTTTCGGACCTATTATGGAATGAAATATCAGGGTGGATTTAGTGATCATCTCCCTGTGTTTTTGGATTTTACTTTGCCCGAATAA
- a CDS encoding aminoacyl-histidine dipeptidase produces MNKVELKPALVFHYFEEICKVPRPSKKEEKIIEFLKNFGEKHQLETKVDEVGNILIKKPATKGKERLQTVVLQSHIDMVCEKNSNVEHDFLTDPIQTVVDGEWLKAKGTTLGADNGIGVATELAILASNDIEHGPIECLFTVDEETGLTGAFALKEGFMSGDVLINLDSEDEGELFIGCAGGANTIAEYTYQPIPAPQDYFYFQVGVQGLTGGHSGDDINKNRANANKQLVRFLSLLTEKYDFYLCEIKGGNLHNAIPREAHAVCAVPMANKESVRVDLNIFASEVEAEFAVTEPNMKWVLQSESPVSTAIDRDTTASLIKSLYTVFHGVFAMSQEIPGFVETSSNLASIKMPGENIIRVETSQRSSTLSSRKDVSAAVKAAFELGGAKVSVGDGYPGWKPNPASPILKVAEEAYVRLFGVEPKVKAIHAGLECGLFLEKYPSLDMVSFGPTLRGVHSPDERMLIPTVDKFWKHLLEVLVNIPAKK; encoded by the coding sequence ATGAATAAAGTAGAACTAAAACCAGCTCTTGTATTTCATTACTTTGAAGAGATTTGCAAGGTGCCGCGCCCTTCTAAAAAAGAAGAGAAGATAATTGAGTTTTTAAAGAACTTTGGAGAAAAACATCAGTTGGAAACAAAGGTTGATGAAGTAGGTAATATTTTAATAAAGAAACCGGCTACTAAAGGAAAAGAGAGGCTTCAGACTGTAGTACTTCAGTCGCACATTGATATGGTTTGCGAAAAGAACAGCAATGTGGAACATGATTTCCTCACTGATCCTATTCAGACCGTGGTTGATGGAGAATGGCTCAAAGCTAAAGGAACAACTCTTGGAGCTGATAATGGGATAGGAGTTGCTACAGAACTGGCTATTCTTGCTTCCAATGATATAGAACACGGGCCTATTGAGTGTTTGTTTACAGTTGATGAGGAAACCGGACTTACCGGAGCTTTTGCTTTGAAAGAAGGTTTCATGAGCGGAGATGTCCTTATTAATCTTGATTCGGAAGATGAAGGTGAACTTTTTATAGGTTGTGCAGGTGGTGCAAATACTATTGCGGAATATACTTATCAGCCAATTCCTGCTCCTCAGGATTATTTTTATTTTCAGGTAGGTGTTCAAGGGTTAACAGGTGGACACTCAGGTGATGATATTAATAAGAACAGAGCCAATGCTAATAAGCAATTGGTGCGTTTCTTGTCATTGCTGACTGAAAAGTATGATTTTTATCTTTGTGAGATCAAAGGAGGTAACCTGCACAATGCAATTCCTCGTGAAGCACATGCAGTTTGCGCTGTTCCAATGGCAAATAAAGAATCAGTTCGTGTAGACCTGAACATCTTTGCATCAGAAGTGGAAGCTGAGTTTGCTGTTACTGAACCTAATATGAAATGGGTACTTCAGTCAGAATCTCCTGTTTCTACAGCAATAGACCGTGATACAACAGCTAGTCTGATAAAATCTCTATATACCGTTTTCCATGGCGTTTTTGCAATGAGTCAGGAAATTCCGGGATTTGTGGAAACATCTTCCAATCTTGCTTCCATTAAAATGCCGGGAGAAAACATTATTCGTGTAGAAACCAGCCAACGTAGTTCTACTCTTTCATCACGTAAAGATGTGTCTGCCGCTGTAAAAGCTGCTTTCGAACTGGGTGGTGCAAAAGTTTCTGTTGGCGACGGTTATCCGGGATGGAAACCAAATCCGGCATCGCCTATTCTGAAAGTGGCTGAAGAAGCTTATGTTCGCTTGTTTGGTGTAGAGCCTAAAGTGAAAGCCATTCACGCCGGTCTGGAATGCGGACTGTTTTTAGAGAAATATCCTTCACTGGATATGGTATCATTCGGACCAACTCTTCGTGGAGTTCACTCTCCAGATGAACGTATGCTGATCCCAACTGTCGATAAATTCTGGAAACACTTGCTTGAAGTATTGGTAAATATTCCTGCAAAGAAATAA
- a CDS encoding OmpH family outer membrane protein codes for MKRINYLAKGILAAVVIVMFAQCNGKKAETEESVDTNAKGAMPSNLKVAYVEIDTLLTKYNFWNDLNEMMMKKEENIRATLNQKAHELDAEGKEFQRKVQNNAFVSRERAEQENARLVKKQQDLQELQTRLQNELQSENQKNSIQLRDSINAFLKIYNKKHKYSMIFSNTGFDNLLYADKGYNITKDIIDGLNERYAPSKKK; via the coding sequence ATGAAGAGAATTAATTACCTTGCAAAAGGAATCTTAGCGGCGGTTGTGATTGTTATGTTTGCACAATGTAACGGTAAAAAGGCAGAAACTGAAGAATCTGTAGACACCAATGCTAAAGGAGCAATGCCAAGCAATCTAAAAGTTGCATATGTTGAGATAGATACATTGCTTACAAAATACAACTTCTGGAATGATCTGAATGAAATGATGATGAAGAAAGAAGAAAATATTCGCGCTACTCTTAACCAGAAAGCCCACGAACTTGATGCAGAAGGAAAAGAATTCCAACGTAAGGTTCAGAACAATGCTTTTGTTAGCCGCGAAAGAGCTGAACAGGAAAATGCACGTTTGGTTAAAAAGCAACAGGATTTGCAGGAGCTACAAACCAGACTTCAAAATGAACTACAATCAGAAAACCAAAAGAATAGCATCCAATTGCGCGATTCAATTAATGCATTCTTGAAAATCTACAATAAGAAGCATAAATATAGCATGATATTCAGTAACACCGGATTTGACAACTTGCTCTATGCTGATAAAGGCTATAATATCACTAAAGATATTATTGATGGTTTGAACGAAAGATACGCTCCTTCTAAGAAAAAATAA
- a CDS encoding IS1182 family transposase produces MLPLQQAIPFSNYTDLYDLLIPQDNLLRQINDLIDFSFVHKELLDKYCLNNGRTAECPIRMFKYLLLKTIFDISDVDVVERSRYDLSFKYFLDLAPEETELISPSSLCKFRRLRLKDKDLLNLLIGTTVSIAIDKGIIKSKTIIVDSTHTGSRSNPYSPVEILRLRSKQLRKSLYDVEESIKEGLPLKNEDDDLEHELDYTKALFEVVSDNETLVNVPKVRERLNMLKETLSDIEDHYVSSTDEDARVGHKSQDKSFFGYKTHIAMSDERIITAATVTSGEKGDGPQLPELVEQSRNNGMEVETVIGDTAYSGKNNIQLAQDEQKGFELVAKLNPAISQGSRRAEQSFEFNKDAGMFVCPAGHMAIRRAKQGKKNQGKNQFIVYFFNTDKCRICGRRQGCYKESAKTKTYSVRIKSDEHKHQMDFQETDEFRAKSRSRYKIEAKNAELKNVFGYDRALSYGLTCMQLQGAMAIFAANIKRILKLI; encoded by the coding sequence ATGCTTCCATTGCAACAAGCCATACCGTTCAGTAATTACACAGATCTATACGATTTGCTTATTCCACAGGACAATCTATTGCGTCAAATAAACGACCTGATAGACTTCTCTTTCGTCCATAAGGAACTCCTGGACAAATACTGCCTGAATAACGGTCGTACGGCCGAGTGCCCGATCAGGATGTTCAAATATCTTTTGTTAAAGACAATCTTTGATATTTCGGACGTGGACGTTGTTGAACGCTCGCGATATGATCTTTCATTCAAATACTTTTTGGATCTGGCTCCCGAGGAAACCGAATTGATCTCTCCAAGTTCTTTGTGTAAGTTTCGCCGACTCCGTTTGAAGGACAAGGATTTGTTGAATCTGCTTATAGGAACGACAGTGTCTATTGCAATAGACAAGGGAATCATCAAGTCAAAGACCATTATTGTTGATTCCACACACACCGGTTCACGGAGCAACCCGTATTCGCCTGTCGAGATTTTGCGACTTCGTTCAAAGCAGTTGCGCAAGAGCCTTTATGATGTGGAGGAGTCAATAAAAGAAGGTTTGCCCCTGAAGAATGAAGATGACGATCTGGAGCATGAGCTTGATTATACCAAAGCGTTGTTTGAAGTCGTATCCGACAACGAGACATTGGTCAATGTTCCCAAAGTCAGAGAGCGTCTGAACATGCTCAAGGAAACGCTTTCAGATATCGAGGATCATTATGTCAGCTCCACAGATGAAGATGCACGGGTTGGACACAAAAGCCAGGACAAGTCGTTCTTTGGCTATAAGACACACATCGCCATGAGTGACGAACGTATAATCACTGCCGCCACAGTCACTTCCGGGGAGAAGGGTGACGGTCCCCAATTACCCGAACTTGTTGAACAGAGCAGAAATAACGGCATGGAAGTTGAAACAGTCATTGGAGACACCGCTTATTCGGGAAAGAACAACATTCAGCTCGCTCAAGATGAGCAAAAAGGATTTGAACTGGTGGCAAAACTTAATCCTGCCATAAGCCAAGGCTCCCGACGTGCGGAGCAAAGTTTTGAATTCAATAAGGATGCGGGTATGTTCGTATGCCCTGCAGGGCATATGGCGATACGGCGTGCCAAGCAGGGTAAAAAGAATCAAGGAAAGAATCAGTTTATCGTATACTTCTTCAATACTGACAAATGTCGGATATGTGGCAGGCGGCAAGGATGTTACAAAGAGAGTGCAAAAACGAAAACCTACTCGGTCAGGATTAAATCTGACGAACATAAACACCAGATGGATTTTCAAGAAACAGATGAATTTAGGGCCAAATCTCGATCACGATACAAGATAGAAGCTAAAAATGCGGAACTTAAGAATGTCTTCGGGTATGATAGGGCATTGTCATACGGCCTGACATGCATGCAACTTCAAGGCGCCATGGCCATTTTTGCTGCAAATATCAAGAGAATTCTCAAATTAATCTAA
- a CDS encoding helix-turn-helix transcriptional regulator has protein sequence MSNSFLNFFEESVSIDNDFVLCSGLVNSFALKYPVHSDRIYVGFCLDGSAEVEVNLVKHTIKKNEVIFIAKNHIVFNHKISDDFRSVFLAFTDDFKGELFNDLRKYPIHFLFKQKFPSVVLNEVEMNQLMEYYNLMWGVVKNVQNDYRKDIVKHLLSSLLINLHCYGNKDKEKATPMSRKEEIVGSFFSLLFEHYKEAKDVSFYADKLCVSPKYLSSLIKQIVGKPAKDCIDYCIILESKVLLNSSYTIQEISQQLNFPNQSFFGKYFKKHTGISPLNYRRSTLS, from the coding sequence ATGTCTAATAGCTTTTTAAATTTCTTTGAAGAGTCAGTATCAATTGACAATGATTTTGTCTTGTGTTCCGGTTTGGTTAATTCTTTTGCTCTTAAATATCCTGTGCATAGTGATAGGATATATGTAGGCTTTTGTCTGGATGGAAGTGCTGAAGTAGAAGTTAATCTTGTGAAGCATACGATAAAGAAGAATGAAGTAATCTTTATAGCAAAAAATCATATTGTATTCAATCATAAAATAAGTGATGATTTTCGTTCTGTCTTTTTGGCTTTTACAGATGATTTTAAAGGCGAACTATTTAATGATTTACGTAAATATCCGATTCATTTTCTTTTTAAACAAAAGTTTCCGTCAGTTGTGTTAAATGAAGTAGAAATGAATCAGCTTATGGAATATTATAATCTTATGTGGGGGGTTGTGAAAAATGTTCAGAATGATTATAGAAAAGACATTGTAAAGCATCTCTTATCTTCGCTGCTTATAAATCTTCACTGTTATGGGAATAAGGATAAAGAAAAGGCAACTCCTATGTCACGGAAAGAGGAAATAGTTGGATCTTTTTTTTCTTTGTTATTTGAACATTACAAAGAGGCTAAAGATGTATCTTTTTATGCGGATAAACTATGTGTCTCTCCTAAATATCTTTCTTCTTTAATAAAACAAATAGTTGGCAAACCAGCTAAAGATTGCATAGATTATTGTATAATACTGGAGAGTAAAGTGTTGCTTAATTCTTCTTATACTATTCAGGAAATATCTCAGCAGCTAAATTTCCCTAATCAGTCTTTCTTTGGTAAATATTTTAAAAAGCATACAGGTATATCACCACTGAATTACAGAAGGTCGACTTTGAGTTGA
- a CDS encoding efflux RND transporter periplasmic adaptor subunit, translated as MVQEYAVTTLNSSNVELKSSYPAVIKGKQDIEIRPQISGTITRLCVDEGSVVHKGQTLFIIDPVQYQEAVNAAQAAVNVAKSNVATAQLTAENKRELAKNNIIGSYDLQMAENSLLSSKATLAQTKAQLISAKKNLSFTRVSSPSNGVVGSIPFRVGSLASPGTVTPLTTVSDISDMYAYFSMTERQLLSLTSEGNSSKEILKKMSNVELQMIDGSIYGETGKVETMSGVIDQSTGSVSIRAKFSNKNRILRSGGTGSVLIPYKMDNCILIPQKATYEIQDKKYVYIVDSKSTVKSIPIEVFSLDDGQNYVVTSGLKVGDKIVAEGVGTLKDGMQIKEITPEQAAAKKAQAQQSADKPSK; from the coding sequence ATGGTACAAGAATATGCTGTTACCACATTAAACAGTTCTAATGTTGAATTGAAAAGTTCTTATCCTGCTGTTATTAAAGGAAAACAGGATATTGAAATTCGTCCTCAGATTTCAGGTACTATAACTCGTTTGTGTGTAGACGAAGGTTCTGTTGTACACAAAGGTCAGACTCTGTTTATTATTGACCCTGTACAATATCAGGAAGCTGTTAATGCTGCTCAAGCTGCTGTTAATGTTGCTAAATCAAATGTAGCTACAGCACAACTGACTGCTGAAAACAAACGTGAACTAGCAAAAAACAACATTATAGGTTCATATGATCTGCAGATGGCAGAAAATTCTTTGTTATCAAGTAAAGCTACACTGGCACAAACTAAAGCTCAGTTGATAAGCGCCAAAAAGAATTTATCATTTACCCGTGTATCAAGTCCGTCAAACGGAGTTGTTGGAAGCATACCTTTCCGTGTAGGAAGTTTAGCTAGTCCAGGTACAGTTACACCACTTACTACTGTTTCTGATATCTCTGATATGTATGCCTATTTTTCAATGACAGAAAGACAACTGTTAAGCCTTACTTCAGAAGGTAATTCTTCTAAAGAAATACTTAAAAAAATGTCAAATGTAGAATTACAGATGATAGATGGGAGTATATATGGTGAAACAGGGAAAGTAGAAACTATGAGTGGAGTTATCGACCAAAGTACAGGTTCCGTAAGTATACGTGCAAAGTTCTCTAATAAAAATAGAATTTTAAGAAGTGGCGGTACAGGTTCTGTTCTGATTCCTTATAAAATGGACAACTGTATTTTGATTCCTCAAAAAGCTACTTATGAAATACAAGATAAAAAATACGTATACATCGTTGATAGCAAATCTACTGTAAAAAGTATTCCTATTGAAGTCTTTTCTTTAGATGATGGACAAAACTATGTTGTTACATCTGGTTTGAAAGTTGGTGATAAAATTGTAGCAGAAGGTGTTGGAACCCTTAAAGATGGAATGCAAATAAAGGAAATAACTCCGGAACAGGCAGCTGCAAAAAAAGCTCAGGCACAACAATCTGCTGACAAACCTTCTAAGTAA
- a CDS encoding efflux RND transporter permease subunit has product MKLDRFINRPVLSTVISIFVVVLGIIGLVSLPVEQYPNIAPPTIQVSTTYTGANAQTVMNSVIAPLEESINGVENMTYMTSTASNNGMATVNVYFKQGSDPDMAAVNVQNRVTKAQGLLPAEVTKVGVITSKRQTSMLMVFSIYSSDNKYDQTFLQNYAKINIIPQIMRVPGVGDANVMGAREYSMRIWLKPEVMAQYKLMPSDVSAALAEQNIEAAPGQFGEDGNQSFQYVMKTKGRLQKTEEFENIVIKASADGNILRLKDVARIELGAQSNSINSYTNGHNGVTCIIYQTPGSNATEIIKNVTSLMKDTEKSLPTGVKYNIMMNTNDFLFASIYEVLKTLLEAFILVVLVVYIFLQDFRSTLIPAIAIPVALIGTFLMLKLFGFSINLLTLSALVLAIAIVVDDAIVVVEAVHAKIDQGYKSPKLASIDAMSEISGAILSITLVMMSVFVPVSFMGGTAGVFYRQFGVTMAVAIGFSALNALTLSPALCAMFLKPHNKEGDDHKTSFMERFHIAFNTTYDKLLEKYKGSISRIIKHKWISFGLVIISFVLLVLLMKFTPSGMVPNEDTGIFMMSVNMAPGTSLERTEGTMRKVNEILKSNPLIETNMLIGGYGLLSGAGSSYGSFFCKLRNWDERKDKGQDVNSVIGMLYQQTASIKDAQILIFAPPMISGYSMTNGFEMNLQDKTGGSLDNFSQVSQNFLAALNQRPEIARAMTSFNPNFPQYQVDVDAAKCKQAGISPNAILETLQGYYGGMYVSNFNRFGKLYRVYVQADAKYRISPETLNSIFVRNGTEMAPINQFMTIKRVYGPDVISRFNMFTSMAINGAPKPGYASGEAIKAIEEVAAKTLPTGYGYEFSGMTREEQSTGGSTTAIVFVLCLVFVYLLLSAQYESYILPLVVILSIPFGLAGAFIFAKFMGTQNDIYLQIALIMLIGLLAKNAILITEFALQRRHSGMSVTYSAILGATARLRPILMTSLAMIIGLLPLMFASGVGANGNRTLGGGAVGGMLIGVICQIFVVPGLFVAFEYLQEKIKPIQKTGMDVSEAIPELEQYSNIDNE; this is encoded by the coding sequence ATGAAATTAGATAGATTTATAAACCGTCCGGTACTCTCAACAGTAATATCAATATTTGTTGTTGTTTTGGGTATAATTGGGCTTGTATCATTACCTGTAGAACAATATCCCAATATTGCCCCCCCTACTATTCAGGTTAGTACAACATATACAGGTGCCAATGCTCAAACTGTAATGAACAGTGTTATAGCTCCTCTTGAAGAATCAATTAACGGTGTGGAGAATATGACATATATGACCTCTACTGCCTCAAATAATGGAATGGCAACGGTTAATGTATACTTTAAGCAGGGAAGTGATCCTGATATGGCAGCTGTAAATGTACAAAATCGTGTAACAAAAGCACAAGGATTGTTACCGGCAGAAGTTACTAAGGTAGGTGTCATTACCAGTAAACGTCAGACAAGTATGTTGATGGTATTTTCTATATATAGTTCTGATAACAAGTACGACCAAACATTCTTGCAGAACTATGCAAAGATAAATATCATACCACAAATTATGCGTGTGCCTGGCGTAGGTGATGCTAATGTTATGGGGGCACGTGAATACTCTATGCGTATATGGCTTAAGCCTGAAGTTATGGCTCAATACAAGCTAATGCCGAGCGATGTATCTGCTGCACTGGCTGAACAGAACATTGAAGCTGCACCAGGACAATTTGGTGAAGATGGAAATCAATCTTTCCAATATGTGATGAAGACAAAAGGTCGCCTGCAGAAAACAGAAGAATTTGAAAATATTGTTATCAAAGCCTCTGCAGACGGAAATATACTAAGACTTAAGGATGTTGCACGTATAGAATTAGGAGCTCAGTCAAACAGTATAAATAGTTATACGAACGGACACAACGGAGTAACTTGTATTATATATCAAACTCCCGGTTCTAATGCTACTGAAATTATCAAGAACGTAACTTCATTGATGAAGGATACAGAGAAGTCTTTACCTACAGGAGTAAAATACAATATCATGATGAACACCAATGACTTCTTGTTTGCTTCAATTTATGAGGTACTCAAAACGTTATTGGAAGCCTTTATACTTGTAGTTTTAGTAGTGTATATTTTCTTACAGGATTTCCGTTCCACACTTATACCAGCAATTGCCATACCGGTAGCTTTGATTGGAACCTTCTTAATGCTGAAGTTATTTGGGTTTAGTATCAATTTATTAACCCTGAGTGCTCTGGTACTAGCCATAGCCATAGTGGTGGATGATGCGATAGTGGTGGTTGAGGCGGTCCACGCCAAAATAGATCAAGGATATAAATCACCAAAACTAGCTTCCATTGATGCTATGAGTGAAATATCAGGTGCTATCCTGTCAATCACCCTGGTTATGATGTCTGTGTTTGTTCCTGTAAGTTTCATGGGAGGAACTGCTGGTGTATTCTATCGTCAGTTCGGTGTTACAATGGCCGTTGCAATTGGTTTCTCTGCTTTAAACGCATTAACCCTTAGTCCGGCATTATGTGCTATGTTCCTGAAACCTCATAATAAAGAGGGAGATGATCATAAAACAAGTTTTATGGAACGTTTCCATATCGCTTTCAATACAACATATGATAAGTTACTGGAAAAATATAAAGGTAGTATATCACGAATTATCAAACATAAATGGATCTCATTTGGTTTGGTCATTATAAGTTTCGTTTTGCTTGTATTATTAATGAAATTTACTCCATCCGGAATGGTACCAAATGAAGATACCGGAATCTTCATGATGTCAGTAAACATGGCACCAGGAACATCATTGGAACGTACCGAAGGAACAATGAGAAAAGTTAACGAGATTCTGAAATCTAATCCTTTGATTGAAACCAACATGTTGATTGGTGGTTATGGACTTTTATCGGGTGCAGGTAGTTCTTATGGTAGTTTTTTCTGCAAACTCCGTAACTGGGATGAACGTAAAGATAAAGGACAAGATGTAAATAGTGTTATTGGTATGCTATACCAGCAAACGGCAAGTATAAAAGACGCACAAATACTTATTTTTGCTCCTCCAATGATTTCGGGTTACAGTATGACTAATGGTTTTGAAATGAATCTTCAGGATAAAACGGGTGGTAGTCTGGATAACTTCAGTCAGGTGTCACAGAACTTCCTGGCTGCTTTAAATCAGCGACCTGAAATAGCAAGAGCCATGACTTCATTTAATCCAAACTTCCCTCAATATCAAGTGGATGTAGATGCTGCTAAATGTAAACAGGCAGGCATAAGTCCAAATGCTATTCTTGAAACTCTTCAGGGATATTACGGTGGTATGTATGTATCTAACTTCAACCGTTTTGGTAAATTATACAGGGTATACGTTCAGGCTGATGCAAAATACCGTATCAGTCCTGAAACATTAAACAGTATTTTTGTTCGCAATGGTACTGAGATGGCTCCTATTAATCAGTTTATGACAATTAAGAGAGTTTATGGCCCTGATGTAATCAGCAGATTCAACATGTTTACCTCAATGGCTATAAACGGGGCTCCGAAACCCGGCTATGCTTCAGGTGAAGCTATTAAAGCTATTGAAGAGGTTGCTGCTAAAACTCTGCCTACGGGATATGGATATGAGTTCTCAGGTATGACACGTGAAGAGCAAAGTACCGGAGGAAGTACCACTGCAATTGTATTTGTTCTTTGTCTTGTTTTCGTTTACTTATTGCTTAGTGCACAATATGAAAGTTATATATTACCACTCGTAGTAATATTGTCCATACCATTCGGTTTGGCAGGAGCATTCATATTTGCTAAGTTCATGGGAACCCAGAACGATATTTATCTCCAGATTGCGCTAATTATGTTGATTGGATTGTTAGCTAAAAATGCTATTCTGATCACAGAGTTTGCTCTTCAAAGAAGGCATTCAGGAATGAGTGTAACCTATTCTGCTATACTTGGTGCAACAGCTCGTTTACGTCCTATCCTGATGACATCTCTGGCTATGATTATTGGTCTGTTGCCACTTATGTTTGCCAGCGGTGTTGGTGCTAACGGTAACAGAACTCTTGGAGGTGGTGCTGTAGGTGGTATGTTAATAGGTGTGATATGTCAGATATTTGTAGTACCGGGATTATTCGTTGCTTTTGAATATCTGCAGGAAAAGATCAAACCTATACAAAAGACAGGAATGGATGTCAGTGAAGCAATTCCTGAACTTGAACAATATAGTAACATTGATAATGAATAA